One genomic segment of Methanothermobacter wolfeii includes these proteins:
- a CDS encoding 3-isopropylmalate dehydratase small subunit — MKGKVWKFPDDVDTDIIIPGRYLVIRDPEKLAEHVMEGLDPEFPSKVRPGDFIVAGKNFGCGSSREHAPLALKGAGVAAVIAESFARIFYRNAINVGIPLLEAPGITDELEEGDEIEVDLERGVIIRDGEEFPFKKLPDFMLEILESGGLIPYLKRGGEL; from the coding sequence ATGAAAGGAAAGGTCTGGAAATTCCCTGATGACGTTGATACAGACATAATAATCCCCGGGCGGTACCTTGTTATAAGGGACCCTGAAAAACTTGCAGAACATGTCATGGAGGGTCTTGACCCTGAATTCCCATCAAAGGTCAGGCCCGGTGACTTCATAGTTGCAGGTAAAAACTTTGGATGCGGATCATCAAGGGAACACGCACCCCTGGCACTCAAGGGTGCTGGTGTGGCGGCCGTTATTGCAGAATCCTTTGCAAGGATATTCTACAGGAACGCCATAAACGTCGGCATACCCCTCCTTGAAGCCCCGGGGATAACGGATGAGCTTGAAGAGGGTGATGAAATCGAGGTCGATCTTGAAAGGGGCGTCATAATCAGGGATGGGGAAGAATTCCCATTCAAGAAGCTGCCTGATTTCATGCTGGAGATACTTGAAAGCGGGGGGCTCATACCCTACCTCAAAAGGGGTGGAGAACTGTAG
- a CDS encoding isocitrate/isopropylmalate family dehydrogenase, with translation MKIAVIPGDGIGGEVMDAALTVLDALDLNPELIMADAGDDCLERTGTPLPDETLEAVGEADATLFGAAGESAADVIVKLRREFGLFANLRPVRSLPGVQCLYPDLDFVIVRENTEDLYVGDEEYTSDGAVARRVITRAASERIVRFAFDYAVGDGRGGVTAVHKANVLKKTDGIFREVFYEVASSYPQVEANDYYVDATAMYLITQPHEFDVIVTTNMFGDILSDEAAALVGGLGVAPSANIGEKNAIFEPVHGSAPQIAGKNIANPTAMILSTALMLKHLKKPQEAQKIQEALEETLRNGLVTPDLGGDLGTDEMAREIARRIEG, from the coding sequence ATGAAGATAGCGGTTATACCCGGTGATGGCATTGGCGGTGAGGTTATGGATGCTGCCCTCACCGTGCTGGATGCCCTTGACCTTAACCCTGAACTCATCATGGCAGATGCAGGAGACGACTGCCTCGAGAGAACAGGGACCCCCCTGCCTGATGAAACCCTTGAGGCGGTGGGTGAGGCTGATGCAACACTGTTCGGAGCTGCAGGTGAAAGCGCCGCTGATGTAATAGTTAAACTTCGACGTGAATTCGGCCTTTTTGCGAATTTAAGGCCTGTAAGGTCTCTTCCAGGGGTTCAGTGCCTTTATCCGGACCTGGATTTTGTGATTGTCCGTGAGAACACCGAGGATCTCTATGTTGGTGATGAGGAGTACACGTCTGATGGTGCTGTTGCAAGGCGTGTTATAACCAGGGCTGCCTCCGAGAGGATTGTGAGGTTTGCCTTTGATTACGCGGTGGGTGATGGCCGCGGCGGTGTTACGGCCGTCCATAAGGCCAACGTCCTCAAGAAGACAGACGGCATATTCAGGGAAGTCTTCTACGAGGTCGCCTCCAGTTACCCCCAGGTGGAGGCCAATGACTACTATGTGGATGCCACAGCCATGTACCTCATCACACAGCCCCATGAATTCGATGTCATCGTCACAACCAACATGTTCGGAGACATACTCTCAGACGAAGCCGCAGCCCTGGTCGGAGGCCTCGGAGTAGCACCATCAGCAAACATAGGCGAAAAAAACGCCATATTCGAACCAGTACACGGATCAGCACCACAAATAGCCGGAAAAAACATAGCCAACCCCACAGCAATGATACTATCAACAGCACTCATGCTAAAACACCTCAAAAAACCACAAGAAGCCCAGAAAATACAGGAAGCACTTGAAGAAACACTCCGGAATGGACTTGTAACCCCGGACCTTGGTGGTGATCTTGGAACAGATGAAATGGCCAGGGAAATAGCCAGGAGAATTGAAGGGTGA
- a CDS encoding cysteine desulfurase: MLVEDVRSDIPLLEDHVYLDAASTTPTPLPVVRAMEEYFLSYNANTGRGAYSLLVRATERLNEARSKVAGFINASADEIIFTKNTSEAINIVAGGLRFRRGDSVVVPNIEHHSNFLPWLRLRKMGVDVRVVRADETGVVDPSVIEDAVDDTTRLVTVTHISNALGSVQEVEEIGSIAHEHGALYLVDAAQSIGHMEVDVKGIGADFAAFPGHKGTMGPVGTGFLYCNRECIDELEPFSLGGGTVLDVSEDEYVLEEFPARFEAGTLNIAGFIGLGASIDYMNRIGIGRIEKHTIKLTEKLYSELSSIDRLECYGDPQNIYGILSFNIDNMDPHDVAKLLDETAGICVRSGHHCAIPAIKHLGLHEMGGTVRASIHYYNTEEEIELLAETLNEISLLGV; encoded by the coding sequence ATGCTGGTGGAGGATGTCAGGTCTGATATACCCCTCCTTGAGGACCATGTTTACCTTGACGCCGCAAGCACAACTCCCACACCGCTTCCTGTTGTGAGGGCAATGGAGGAGTACTTCCTCTCCTACAATGCAAACACAGGTAGGGGTGCCTACTCCCTTCTTGTAAGGGCCACTGAAAGGTTGAATGAAGCCCGTTCAAAGGTCGCAGGCTTCATAAATGCCTCAGCAGATGAAATCATATTCACAAAGAACACCTCGGAGGCAATAAACATTGTAGCCGGTGGCCTGCGGTTCAGGAGGGGTGACTCGGTGGTTGTCCCCAACATCGAGCACCACTCAAACTTCCTTCCCTGGTTGAGGCTCAGGAAGATGGGAGTGGATGTGAGGGTTGTCAGGGCTGATGAGACTGGAGTTGTGGACCCATCCGTTATTGAGGACGCGGTTGATGATACAACGAGACTTGTTACGGTAACCCACATATCCAATGCGCTTGGTTCGGTGCAGGAGGTGGAGGAGATAGGCAGTATAGCCCATGAGCACGGCGCCCTCTACCTTGTGGACGCTGCCCAGTCCATAGGGCACATGGAAGTTGATGTTAAAGGGATAGGTGCTGATTTCGCAGCATTCCCCGGGCACAAGGGGACCATGGGGCCCGTTGGAACCGGCTTCCTGTACTGTAACAGGGAATGTATCGATGAACTTGAACCCTTCAGCCTTGGAGGCGGCACCGTCCTGGATGTATCAGAGGATGAATACGTCCTTGAAGAATTTCCGGCAAGATTTGAGGCCGGAACCCTTAACATTGCAGGTTTCATTGGCCTCGGGGCATCCATAGACTACATGAACCGTATAGGGATTGGCAGAATAGAGAAACACACCATTAAACTTACAGAGAAACTCTACAGTGAACTATCATCCATTGACAGGCTCGAGTGCTACGGTGACCCCCAAAACATTTATGGTATCCTTTCATTCAACATAGATAACATGGATCCCCACGACGTTGCAAAGCTCCTCGATGAAACCGCCGGCATCTGTGTTAGAAGCGGACACCACTGCGCAATACCTGCAATAAAGCACCTGGGGCTCCATGAAATGGGAGGCACGGTGAGGGCATCCATACACTACTATAACACAGAAGAGGAGATAGAATTACTCGCAGAAACCCTTAATGAAATATCATTACTGGGGGTTTGA
- the ribH gene encoding 6,7-dimethyl-8-ribityllumazine synthase produces MVEVRIGAVVAEFNYDITHMMLELAREHAKFLDSEITKVIPVPGVFDMPLAIKKLLMDDEIDAVITLGAVIEGATDHDQIVVQHASRKIADLALEYDKPVALGISGPGMTRLEAHQRVEYAKRAVEAAVKMHRRLNEF; encoded by the coding sequence ATGGTTGAAGTTAGAATAGGGGCTGTTGTAGCCGAATTTAACTATGACATAACGCACATGATGCTTGAACTTGCCAGGGAGCATGCTAAATTCCTGGACTCTGAGATAACAAAGGTTATCCCTGTCCCGGGAGTCTTTGACATGCCCCTTGCAATAAAGAAGCTCCTCATGGATGATGAAATCGACGCGGTCATCACCCTGGGAGCCGTGATAGAGGGCGCCACCGACCATGACCAGATCGTTGTACAGCACGCTTCACGTAAAATAGCCGACCTGGCCCTTGAATATGATAAACCAGTTGCCCTGGGAATATCAGGTCCAGGGATGACAAGGCTTGAAGCCCACCAGCGTGTTGAATACGCTAAAAGAGCTGTTGAAGCTGCTGTTAAAATGCACAGAAGACTTAATGAATTCTGA
- the mmp11 gene encoding methanogenesis marker protein 11 — MEILKPSDLRERFRDPWISPYRKVITMVDGDLVEIVEYHPCVSGSEWMIYQYSRSSKLIESARRDSNRHTYIARTGKAPLELKASLNAAGIEEVRVEGDEVRVVHAGLAGAGVGAAMCRGMAEGVKRVELYDVGGGSREGRAAVITPRLEKVVIGIDDTDTPAEGATWTLANNMGLRLQEEGFEYLDHVTVQLYPHNPHKTQNCVSVALAFGVDPGRKEHLIDKAARLLEKSTLSDKTAMAVLEGIRVPGELREYSMNAKKRLMEVEEAESVAEALGIELIEITGSQGKIGALAALGLYNDPQEAARVYY; from the coding sequence ATGGAAATCCTCAAACCCTCTGATCTCAGGGAAAGGTTCAGGGACCCCTGGATATCACCCTACCGGAAGGTCATCACCATGGTGGACGGTGACCTTGTTGAGATAGTCGAGTATCACCCCTGCGTTTCAGGTTCGGAGTGGATGATATACCAGTACAGCCGCTCCAGTAAATTAATAGAAAGCGCCAGGAGGGACAGTAACAGACACACCTACATTGCAAGGACCGGTAAAGCTCCCCTGGAACTTAAAGCTAGTTTAAACGCTGCAGGGATCGAGGAGGTCCGTGTTGAGGGTGACGAGGTCCGTGTGGTGCATGCGGGTCTTGCAGGTGCAGGTGTTGGTGCTGCAATGTGCCGTGGCATGGCAGAGGGTGTTAAAAGGGTTGAGCTCTATGATGTGGGTGGAGGATCAAGGGAGGGCCGGGCTGCTGTTATAACACCACGGCTCGAGAAGGTGGTCATAGGAATAGATGACACCGACACCCCCGCTGAAGGTGCAACCTGGACCCTTGCAAACAATATGGGGCTCAGGCTCCAGGAGGAGGGCTTTGAATACCTGGACCATGTGACGGTCCAGCTCTACCCCCACAACCCCCACAAGACCCAGAACTGCGTATCAGTTGCCCTGGCCTTTGGGGTTGACCCCGGAAGGAAGGAACATCTTATTGATAAAGCAGCGAGACTCCTTGAAAAGAGCACCCTATCAGATAAAACAGCCATGGCTGTTCTGGAGGGCATAAGGGTCCCTGGAGAACTCAGAGAGTATTCCATGAATGCCAAGAAACGCCTCATGGAGGTTGAAGAAGCTGAAAGTGTTGCAGAAGCCCTGGGGATAGAGCTCATTGAGATAACCGGGTCTCAGGGAAAGATAGGAGCCCTAGCAGCCCTTGGCCTCTACAATGACCCTCAGGAGGCTGCAAGGGTCTACTACTGA
- a CDS encoding glycosyltransferase: MSWLILIMVFLLCALKRGITDNLSVSVVIPAFNEEKTVAEVVEAARNSDMVTEVIVVDDGSTDSTAEVAENAGAKVIRHTSNRGKGAALRTGFKHSKGEIVAFVDADLKNMTTEKLEKMIKPILRGKADLTKTRFRRKAGRVTELTAKPLLNFFFPEIKFEQPLSGQFAARRSVLEKMKFEEDYGVDVGIVLDADVMGLTVREVDIGTIKHDMASLSDLNLVANEVVRTIVDRALAYGRITMMDSMGKAIRMCILGLSLTTLGVFSIFFIRAIPAMEGVVIAVAGLIVAVYYLLSLIRRSVYVFRRSTGKVQAVRSFIYMHFPILVSGLILIAMISTLLGAVHVDDGKISIEPTSGNLIIWKKSQDNRTFDVRGPYTVDSALENENGTIRIPEEAIKTLGLNYGDRLFIANETYTLNRTRQGEGNIMRMPLDAREALQLNAGDVIQDGNLRKVFNGIYAMRNISESNITVLNGVIIQTDEAPGRQVRVLVDGVKVAETSGVMKKGAYTIYINGVPVRRIMFSDEAANYTVYWGRHVVKVEVLGTLPSDMLFASSSEGRFLNIWL; encoded by the coding sequence ATGTCATGGCTTATTCTTATAATGGTCTTCCTCCTCTGCGCACTGAAAAGAGGGATCACAGATAACCTGTCAGTCTCGGTGGTAATACCCGCATTCAATGAAGAAAAGACTGTTGCAGAGGTTGTTGAGGCAGCCAGAAACTCTGATATGGTCACAGAGGTCATAGTGGTGGATGATGGCTCCACAGACAGCACAGCAGAAGTCGCAGAAAATGCAGGTGCAAAGGTTATAAGGCATACCAGTAACAGGGGTAAGGGAGCTGCCCTCAGAACGGGCTTCAAACATTCAAAGGGGGAAATAGTGGCCTTTGTGGATGCTGACCTTAAGAACATGACAACAGAGAAACTGGAGAAGATGATAAAGCCCATCCTGAGGGGTAAGGCAGACCTTACAAAGACCAGGTTCAGGCGAAAGGCAGGAAGGGTGACGGAATTAACAGCTAAACCACTTTTAAATTTTTTCTTCCCTGAAATAAAATTTGAACAGCCCCTGAGCGGCCAGTTCGCTGCCAGGAGATCCGTGCTTGAGAAAATGAAGTTTGAGGAGGACTATGGTGTTGATGTGGGAATAGTCCTCGACGCAGATGTAATGGGCCTTACAGTGAGGGAGGTTGACATCGGAACCATAAAGCATGATATGGCCAGCCTCTCTGACCTCAACCTTGTCGCCAATGAAGTTGTGAGGACAATAGTTGACAGGGCGCTTGCCTATGGAAGGATAACAATGATGGATTCCATGGGTAAAGCCATAAGGATGTGTATACTGGGGCTTTCACTCACAACACTGGGTGTTTTCAGCATATTCTTTATAAGGGCCATTCCTGCCATGGAGGGGGTGGTCATAGCCGTTGCAGGGCTCATAGTTGCAGTTTATTATCTCTTAAGCCTCATCAGAAGATCGGTGTACGTGTTCAGACGATCAACAGGCAAGGTTCAGGCGGTAAGGTCCTTCATCTACATGCACTTCCCCATACTCGTATCCGGCCTGATCCTTATTGCAATGATATCAACCCTCCTGGGCGCGGTCCATGTTGATGATGGTAAGATATCCATTGAGCCCACATCAGGAAACCTTATAATATGGAAAAAGAGTCAGGATAACAGGACTTTTGATGTGCGGGGCCCCTACACCGTTGACAGCGCCCTTGAAAATGAGAACGGCACCATAAGAATCCCTGAGGAGGCGATAAAGACCCTTGGCCTCAACTACGGTGACCGCCTATTCATAGCCAATGAGACCTACACCCTCAACAGGACAAGGCAGGGGGAGGGCAACATAATGAGGATGCCCCTTGATGCAAGGGAAGCCCTCCAGCTGAATGCAGGTGACGTGATCCAGGATGGTAACCTGAGGAAGGTTTTCAATGGTATCTATGCCATGAGGAACATTTCAGAATCAAACATCACGGTCCTTAATGGTGTGATTATCCAGACCGATGAGGCTCCTGGAAGACAGGTCAGAGTCCTTGTTGATGGGGTTAAGGTGGCCGAAACCTCGGGGGTAATGAAGAAGGGAGCATACACCATCTATATAAATGGTGTGCCCGTCCGGAGGATCATGTTCTCTGATGAAGCCGCCAACTACACTGTCTACTGGGGCAGGCATGTGGTGAAGGTTGAGGTCCTTGGAACCCTTCCAAGCGACATGCTCTTTGCATCATCATCGGAGGGCAGATTCCTCAACATATGGCTTTAA
- the purE gene encoding 5-(carboxyamino)imidazole ribonucleotide mutase, translated as MKPRVMILLGSASDFRIAEKAMEIFEELKIPYDLRVASAHRTHEKVKAIVTESIREGVEVFIGIAGLSAHLPGMISANTHRPVIGVPVDVKLGGLDALFACSQMPFPAPVATVGVDRGENAAILAAQIIGIGDPEVRERVSKLRMGFYEKVRRDECQILNSMEGSYYSPLKIQIPEIEDDDDKEWGEAPMVSVIPGSYSDMKIAKKTTMFLDRLGISYDLNVISPIRYPERFERYLEKMRDVRLFIAISGLSAHVTGAVVALSDRPVIGVPCPLKMNGWDSLLSMVNMPPGVPVGTVGIGNGGNAAILAAEMLGIYDEKIESRIKRIKSRSVKF; from the coding sequence ATGAAACCCAGAGTAATGATACTCCTTGGAAGCGCATCAGACTTTAGGATTGCCGAGAAGGCAATGGAGATCTTTGAGGAACTCAAGATACCCTACGACCTGAGGGTTGCATCCGCCCACAGAACCCATGAAAAGGTCAAAGCGATTGTGACGGAATCCATAAGGGAGGGTGTGGAGGTATTCATAGGTATAGCGGGACTCTCAGCCCACCTTCCGGGTATGATCTCTGCAAACACCCACCGACCGGTAATAGGGGTCCCTGTGGATGTTAAACTTGGGGGTCTGGACGCCCTCTTTGCATGTTCACAGATGCCCTTCCCTGCCCCGGTGGCTACGGTGGGGGTTGACCGTGGAGAGAATGCGGCGATACTGGCAGCCCAGATAATAGGTATAGGGGACCCTGAAGTGCGTGAAAGGGTTTCAAAGCTGAGAATGGGATTCTATGAGAAGGTTAGAAGGGATGAGTGCCAGATCCTGAACAGCATGGAAGGCTCATACTACTCACCCCTCAAGATTCAGATACCTGAAATTGAGGATGACGATGATAAAGAGTGGGGTGAGGCCCCCATGGTATCGGTCATCCCCGGCAGTTACTCTGACATGAAGATCGCCAAGAAGACCACCATGTTCCTTGACAGGCTCGGCATAAGCTATGACCTTAACGTCATATCACCCATAAGGTATCCTGAAAGATTTGAAAGGTACCTTGAGAAGATGAGGGACGTCAGACTGTTCATAGCCATAAGCGGCCTCTCAGCGCATGTAACCGGAGCGGTTGTGGCACTCAGTGACAGGCCTGTTATAGGTGTCCCCTGCCCCCTCAAGATGAACGGGTGGGACTCCCTCCTCTCAATGGTCAACATGCCCCCCGGTGTTCCTGTTGGAACCGTGGGTATAGGTAACGGTGGCAACGCCGCCATACTGGCAGCTGAAATGCTGGGAATCTATGATGAAAAGATCGAATCCCGTATAAAGAGGATAAAGAGTCGTTCAGTTAAGTTCTGA
- a CDS encoding UbiD family decarboxylase, producing the protein MEILPEKPVIIKDEVSTRFEAARILREHPRDLVILENIKESDIPVISGLCNTREKIALSLNCRVNEITGRIVDAMENPTPLGRARSLKGYSSGEADLSRLPVLTHYRKDGGPYITAGVIFARDPETGTRNASIHRMMVMGKDRMAVRIVPRHLYTYHQRAEAMGRDLEIAVAIGLDPATLLATTTSIPIDADEMEVANTFHDGGLQLVKCEGVELEVPPAEIILEGRILNGVREREGPFVDLTDTYDVVRKEPVIRVERMHIREDAMYHAILPAGFEHRLLQGLPQEPRIYRAVQNTVPTVKDVVLTEGGCCWLHAAVSIRKQTQGDGKNVIMAALAAHPSLKHVVVVDDDINVFDPEEIEYAIATRVKGDDDIVVVPGARGSSLDPAALPDGTTTKVGVDATIPLDRSKKFQRVSRSE; encoded by the coding sequence ATGGAAATACTCCCTGAGAAGCCCGTGATAATAAAGGATGAAGTCTCAACCAGGTTCGAGGCAGCCAGGATACTCAGGGAACACCCCCGGGACCTTGTAATACTTGAAAACATTAAGGAATCGGATATACCTGTAATATCAGGGCTCTGTAACACCCGGGAGAAGATAGCCCTCTCCCTCAACTGCAGGGTCAATGAGATAACCGGGAGGATAGTGGATGCAATGGAAAATCCGACCCCCCTGGGAAGGGCCAGGAGCCTTAAGGGTTACAGCTCAGGGGAGGCTGACCTTTCAAGGCTCCCTGTCCTGACACATTACAGGAAGGATGGTGGCCCATACATCACTGCCGGGGTTATATTCGCAAGGGACCCTGAAACAGGAACCCGCAACGCCTCAATACACAGGATGATGGTCATGGGGAAGGACCGTATGGCTGTCCGTATAGTGCCAAGACACCTCTACACATACCATCAGCGGGCTGAGGCCATGGGCAGGGACCTTGAGATAGCGGTTGCCATAGGCCTTGACCCCGCCACACTCCTTGCAACAACAACCTCAATACCCATAGATGCCGATGAGATGGAGGTTGCAAACACCTTCCATGATGGTGGGCTGCAGCTTGTAAAATGTGAGGGGGTTGAACTGGAGGTGCCCCCTGCAGAGATAATCCTTGAGGGCCGCATACTCAACGGGGTCCGGGAAAGGGAGGGGCCCTTCGTTGACCTGACGGACACCTACGATGTTGTGAGGAAGGAACCAGTCATCAGGGTTGAAAGGATGCATATCAGGGAAGATGCCATGTATCATGCCATCCTGCCTGCTGGTTTTGAGCACCGGCTCCTCCAGGGTTTACCCCAGGAGCCAAGGATCTACAGGGCAGTCCAGAACACGGTCCCCACAGTAAAGGATGTTGTGCTGACAGAGGGGGGTTGCTGCTGGCTTCACGCAGCTGTATCCATAAGGAAGCAGACCCAGGGTGATGGTAAGAATGTTATAATGGCTGCCCTTGCAGCCCACCCCTCCCTGAAGCACGTGGTGGTTGTTGATGATGACATCAACGTATTTGATCCTGAAGAGATAGAATACGCCATTGCAACCAGGGTTAAGGGTGATGATGACATAGTCGTGGTTCCAGGTGCCAGGGGCTCTTCCCTTGACCCTGCAGCCCTCCCTGACGGGACAACCACCAAAGTGGGTGTTGATGCAACAATACCCCTTGACAGGTCCAAGAAGTTCCAGAGGGTGAGCAGGTCAGAATAA
- the amrS gene encoding AmmeMemoRadiSam system radical SAM enzyme, translated as MKREAMLYERSGERLRCLVCNRKCLIPDGGRGYCLTRESDGERIYTLTYGEVSSAAVDPVEKKPLFHFYPGSPVYSLGTVGCNFRCRYCQNWSISQAAIDSVPTRYMSPEEAVEAAAASNCLSIAWTYNEPTMWLEYTVDSAELARQHGLKTVYVTNGYMSEEALSIIGPLLDAANIDLKGMSERFYRELCDARLEPVLENIKGMHDMGIHIEVTNLLIPGYNDSDDDIEALVNFMVSEVAADVPLHFTRFFPHYRMQDIPPTETSTLMRAREMALEAGMKYVYVGNLPGTDAENTYCPSCGELLIKRDGYMVDASRLRSGKCPECGMKIDIMM; from the coding sequence ATGAAAAGGGAAGCCATGCTCTATGAGAGGAGCGGTGAAAGGTTAAGGTGCCTTGTATGCAACCGGAAATGCCTCATTCCTGATGGGGGGAGGGGGTATTGCCTTACAAGGGAAAGTGATGGTGAGAGGATATACACCCTGACCTACGGGGAGGTATCATCGGCTGCCGTGGATCCGGTAGAGAAGAAGCCATTATTCCATTTTTATCCTGGAAGCCCCGTATACTCCCTTGGAACGGTCGGCTGTAACTTCCGCTGCAGGTACTGTCAGAACTGGAGTATATCCCAGGCCGCAATAGACAGCGTGCCAACCAGGTACATGTCACCTGAGGAGGCTGTTGAGGCCGCAGCTGCCAGTAACTGTCTCTCCATTGCCTGGACCTACAATGAACCCACAATGTGGCTGGAGTATACCGTGGATTCAGCTGAACTTGCAAGGCAGCATGGCCTTAAAACAGTCTATGTGACCAACGGCTACATGAGTGAGGAGGCCCTCAGCATCATAGGACCTCTACTTGACGCTGCCAACATCGACCTCAAGGGGATGTCAGAGAGGTTCTACCGTGAGCTCTGCGATGCCCGGCTTGAACCCGTGCTGGAGAATATAAAGGGGATGCATGATATGGGGATCCATATTGAGGTCACCAATCTGCTGATCCCTGGCTACAATGATTCGGATGATGACATAGAGGCCCTTGTAAACTTCATGGTTTCCGAGGTTGCTGCTGATGTCCCCCTGCACTTCACAAGGTTCTTCCCCCATTACAGGATGCAGGACATCCCACCAACCGAGACGTCAACCCTCATGAGGGCACGTGAAATGGCCCTGGAGGCCGGTATGAAGTATGTGTACGTCGGCAACCTCCCGGGCACCGATGCCGAGAATACCTACTGCCCGTCCTGCGGGGAACTCCTCATAAAGAGGGATGGTTACATGGTTGATGCCAGCAGGCTCAGATCAGGGAAGTGTCCTGAGTGCGGCATGAAAATAGACATCATGATGTAA
- the thiL gene encoding thiamine-phosphate kinase, translating into MSHGRISSLGEKKLVSWIIKRARASFPDSELHGLGDDAALLDIGDEYLVLTSDLLLETRHFPDPSRPYEMGWKTVTANMSDLAAMGSKPEAFMLSMALPDLEEDFFSSLIDGVMDACTHYRAPLIGGDTNESDEIILSGMAAGRVRKDRVLLKSGARTGDLVAVTGPLGLGAAGTELILSGEKPAKNHEAAVESSLKPLAPVEDALRIAESGLASSATDISDGLVSELGEIMDSSRVGFRIFKEKIPVPREVFEIASIINRDPMELALYYGEDFELVITAGPDEMKELSGITGLHVIGEVTDSGIEMIDKDGRTYTLDVRGYEHLKGGVQ; encoded by the coding sequence ATGTCCCATGGCAGAATATCATCCCTTGGAGAAAAAAAACTTGTTTCATGGATAATAAAAAGGGCAAGGGCAAGCTTCCCTGATTCGGAACTCCATGGACTTGGAGACGATGCAGCTCTCCTGGATATCGGTGATGAATACCTTGTCTTAACTTCCGATCTTCTTCTTGAGACAAGGCACTTCCCTGATCCCTCAAGGCCATACGAGATGGGATGGAAAACGGTAACAGCAAACATGAGCGACCTTGCGGCCATGGGTTCGAAACCTGAGGCCTTCATGTTATCAATGGCACTCCCTGACCTTGAAGAGGACTTCTTCAGCTCCCTCATCGATGGGGTTATGGATGCCTGCACCCATTACAGGGCACCCCTCATTGGAGGCGACACCAACGAGTCTGATGAAATCATACTCTCAGGGATGGCTGCTGGCAGGGTAAGGAAGGACAGGGTCCTCCTCAAGTCAGGCGCAAGGACAGGAGACCTTGTTGCGGTAACAGGCCCCCTGGGACTTGGAGCTGCAGGAACAGAGCTCATTTTATCGGGTGAAAAACCAGCTAAAAACCATGAAGCTGCAGTTGAAAGTTCACTGAAGCCCCTGGCACCAGTGGAGGATGCGTTGAGGATAGCGGAGTCAGGCCTTGCATCATCGGCCACAGACATAAGCGATGGCCTTGTAAGTGAACTTGGAGAGATCATGGACTCCAGCAGGGTGGGTTTCAGGATATTTAAGGAGAAGATCCCGGTGCCCAGGGAGGTCTTTGAAATAGCCTCCATTATCAACAGGGACCCCATGGAACTGGCCCTCTACTACGGGGAGGACTTTGAACTTGTCATAACTGCAGGGCCAGATGAGATGAAGGAACTTTCGGGAATCACAGGGCTTCATGTCATAGGCGAGGTCACCGACTCTGGAATTGAAATGATTGATAAGGATGGAAGAACATACACTCTAGATGTAAGGGGTTATGAACATTTAAAGGGGGGAGTCCAATGA
- the cfbA gene encoding sirohydrochlorin nickelochelatase — translation MDSNSNPEGKIGVLLVGHGSRLPYGEEVIKGIADIYRKEADHPVAVGFMNISKPSIPEAINELAARGVEKIIVTPVFLAHGVHTKHDIPHILGIDDGHEHHHHSHEHEHEEFEFDGEIIYTEPLGADPRIAEIVKERVKSAL, via the coding sequence ATGGATTCAAATTCAAACCCAGAAGGTAAAATCGGCGTCCTCCTTGTGGGACATGGGAGCCGTCTGCCCTACGGGGAGGAGGTCATAAAGGGCATAGCAGACATCTACAGAAAGGAAGCTGATCATCCGGTTGCTGTAGGCTTCATGAACATATCAAAGCCATCGATACCTGAGGCAATAAATGAACTTGCAGCCAGGGGCGTTGAAAAGATCATAGTGACACCGGTCTTCCTTGCCCATGGAGTGCATACAAAGCATGACATACCCCACATCCTTGGAATTGACGATGGCCATGAACATCACCATCACAGCCACGAGCACGAACACGAGGAATTCGAATTCGATGGTGAGATAATCTACACCGAACCCCTCGGCGCCGACCCAAGGATAGCTGAGATAGTTAAGGAAAGGGTTAAATCAGCCCTTTAA